Proteins encoded by one window of Halobacteriovorax sp. GB3:
- the greB gene encoding transcription elongation factor GreB, translated as MKIEKNNYITPTGYKKLYDEFELLTKVERPKTVEVVAWAASLGDRSENADYIYGKKRLREIDRRLRFLGKRIDKANIIDPLDVKSSKVQFGATVVVCDENGIEKTFCIVGEDESNAQRGLISWKSPVARALLTKEEGDDVIVRAPKGNVEYEIIEIRYEAIDFGESS; from the coding sequence ATGAAAATAGAAAAAAATAATTACATTACTCCCACTGGATATAAAAAGCTCTATGATGAATTTGAGCTTTTAACGAAAGTTGAAAGACCTAAGACTGTCGAAGTTGTTGCTTGGGCCGCTTCTCTTGGTGATCGCTCTGAAAATGCAGACTATATTTATGGGAAAAAAAGACTTCGAGAGATCGATCGAAGATTACGCTTTCTTGGAAAGAGAATTGATAAGGCCAATATTATTGATCCGCTCGATGTGAAATCTTCGAAAGTTCAGTTCGGCGCAACTGTCGTGGTCTGCGATGAGAATGGAATAGAAAAGACGTTTTGCATTGTTGGAGAAGATGAAAGTAATGCACAAAGAGGGCTTATCAGTTGGAAATCTCCAGTCGCCCGCGCTCTTCTAACTAAGGAAGAAGGGGATGATGTCATTGTGCGAGCTCCCAAAGGTAATGTGGAGTATGAGATTATAGAAATACGCTATGAAGCAATTGATTTTGGAGAGTCATCATGA
- the fabF gene encoding beta-ketoacyl-ACP synthase II yields MTTNRVAITGMGTICSLGHNLQDVWSNIKEGKPGISKITEVELDEKLAIKIAGEVKNFSLSEDILPAKEHARYDRFIQFALHSAEEALKHAGLKENSPYDRERMGSILGVGIGGFPEIEKTARNFIEKGPRRIGPFFIPGIIPNMTSGMMSIQHNLQGLNYSISSACASAAHAISASAFEIMTGRQDVMVSGGAEAVVCNLGLGGFISMRALSKRQDEPEKASRPFDKDRDGFVMGEGAGILILENLEKAKARGATIYAEIVGHGATSDAYHISAPHPEGEGAMRCMKMALNHAGIKPEEVGYVNAHGTSTPLGDAGETNAIKKTFGEHAYNMAVSSTKSMTGHLLGAAGGIETIFCAMALHEGVLPPTINLDNPDEACDLDYVSEGARKKQVEYALNNSFGFGSTNASLVLKRYAE; encoded by the coding sequence ATGACAACAAATAGAGTTGCAATCACTGGTATGGGAACGATTTGTTCTCTTGGACACAACCTTCAAGACGTATGGTCAAATATTAAAGAAGGTAAACCTGGAATTAGTAAAATTACAGAAGTCGAACTCGACGAAAAACTTGCGATAAAAATTGCAGGAGAAGTTAAGAACTTCTCTCTTTCTGAAGATATTCTTCCAGCGAAAGAACATGCTCGCTATGACCGCTTTATTCAATTTGCTCTTCACTCTGCTGAAGAAGCTCTAAAGCATGCAGGATTAAAAGAAAACTCTCCTTACGATAGAGAGAGAATGGGATCAATCCTTGGTGTAGGAATTGGTGGCTTCCCTGAGATTGAAAAAACTGCTAGAAATTTTATTGAAAAGGGACCAAGAAGAATTGGGCCATTTTTCATTCCGGGTATTATCCCAAATATGACTTCGGGGATGATGAGTATTCAACATAACCTCCAAGGTCTTAACTACTCAATCTCTTCGGCTTGTGCCTCTGCGGCCCACGCTATTTCAGCATCAGCTTTTGAAATTATGACAGGTCGTCAAGACGTTATGGTTTCAGGTGGTGCTGAAGCCGTTGTTTGCAATCTTGGTCTTGGTGGGTTTATTTCTATGAGGGCCCTATCGAAGAGACAAGATGAACCAGAGAAAGCTTCTCGCCCATTTGATAAAGACAGAGATGGATTTGTTATGGGAGAAGGCGCCGGTATTCTCATTCTTGAAAACCTTGAAAAAGCAAAAGCTCGTGGTGCTACAATTTATGCAGAAATCGTAGGTCACGGAGCAACAAGTGATGCCTACCACATTTCAGCTCCACACCCAGAAGGTGAAGGTGCTATGAGATGTATGAAAATGGCCTTAAATCACGCGGGAATCAAACCAGAAGAAGTTGGTTACGTTAATGCACACGGAACATCAACTCCACTTGGAGATGCTGGTGAGACGAATGCAATTAAGAAAACTTTTGGTGAGCACGCTTACAATATGGCCGTAAGCTCAACGAAATCAATGACAGGTCACCTTCTTGGTGCTGCTGGTGGAATTGAAACAATCTTCTGTGCCATGGCACTTCACGAAGGTGTTCTTCCTCCAACAATTAATTTAGATAACCCTGATGAAGCTTGTGATCTCGATTACGTTTCTGAAGGTGCTAGAAAAAAGCAAGTTGAATACGCCCTCAATAACTCATTTGGGTTTGGATCAACGAATGCTTCCCTTGTTCTAAAAAGATACGCTGAATAA
- a CDS encoding LysR family transcriptional regulator — protein MDRLNFNHLYYFYVVANLGSIKEASERLHVSQPTISDQIKLLEEFLNCKLFERKNRSLILNERGEIAHKYAQKIFSLGSDLTAELRNNLSIHKKSIDIGVTYYMSQYFLYGKLLPLFEKSELSVNIHEGERHYLLADLEEGKLDIVFTDSKDSISSTMNSYRVGVNKTYAVAHKSFQKHIKGFPESLNEIPFFNYTNEAYLKYEIELFFSKHGITPKTIGAADDVDLLQMITEQKLAFTIVPEVAMKRFCNNKNIIVLGELEELQTSVWGIVKNSYEGIGRDLLTNKL, from the coding sequence ATGGATAGACTCAATTTTAATCACCTCTACTACTTCTATGTTGTGGCCAATTTAGGTTCAATTAAAGAAGCATCAGAGCGTCTTCATGTTTCACAGCCAACAATTAGTGATCAAATAAAACTCTTAGAAGAGTTTCTAAATTGTAAACTTTTTGAAAGAAAAAATAGAAGCCTCATTCTCAATGAAAGAGGTGAGATTGCACACAAGTACGCACAAAAAATCTTCTCACTTGGAAGTGATTTAACGGCAGAGCTAAGAAATAATCTTTCAATTCATAAGAAGTCGATTGATATCGGTGTTACCTATTATATGAGTCAGTATTTTCTTTATGGTAAGCTTCTTCCTCTTTTTGAAAAGAGCGAGTTGAGTGTAAATATCCACGAAGGTGAGAGGCACTACCTTCTAGCAGATCTAGAAGAGGGGAAACTTGATATTGTTTTTACCGATTCTAAAGATTCAATCTCTTCAACGATGAATAGCTACAGGGTAGGAGTTAATAAAACTTACGCTGTTGCTCACAAGAGTTTCCAAAAGCATATCAAAGGTTTTCCCGAATCTTTGAATGAAATCCCTTTCTTTAACTATACAAATGAAGCTTACTTAAAATACGAAATAGAACTTTTCTTTTCTAAGCATGGCATTACACCAAAAACAATTGGCGCAGCTGATGATGTTGATTTACTACAAATGATCACAGAGCAAAAACTTGCCTTTACAATTGTGCCTGAAGTGGCCATGAAAAGATTTTGTAATAATAAAAATATAATTGTTTTAGGTGAACTTGAAGAATTACAAACCTCTGTTTGGGGTATTGTTAAAAATAGCTATGAAGGAATCGGAAGAGACCTTCTGACAAATAAATTATAA
- the nrdR gene encoding transcriptional regulator NrdR produces MHCPVCNAQDTKVIDSRLLLEGQTIRRRRKCCNCDNRFTTYEKIQIQMPEIVKNDGRRENYNREKILKGLKKACQKRPITTKQINSLIDTVEREIISKYPDEAPANQIGKLTMSKLYELDPVSYVRFASFYWNYKNIESFISSLQKDIASIETCDDKGCDRDQLQ; encoded by the coding sequence ATGCACTGCCCAGTTTGTAACGCCCAAGATACAAAAGTTATTGATTCAAGATTACTTCTTGAAGGTCAGACGATTCGTCGTCGTAGGAAGTGTTGTAATTGTGATAATCGCTTCACGACATATGAAAAGATACAAATTCAAATGCCAGAGATCGTCAAAAACGATGGCCGTCGTGAAAATTACAACCGTGAAAAAATTCTTAAAGGTCTTAAGAAGGCCTGTCAAAAGAGACCAATCACAACAAAACAAATCAATTCATTAATCGATACAGTAGAAAGAGAGATTATCAGTAAATATCCTGATGAGGCTCCAGCTAACCAAATTGGAAAGTTAACAATGAGTAAGCTCTATGAACTGGACCCAGTAAGTTATGTTCGTTTTGCTTCTTTCTACTGGAACTACAAAAATATCGAATCATTTATTTCCAGTTTACAAAAAGACATCGCCTCAATCGAGACGTGTGATGATAAAGGATGTGACCGTGACCAGCTTCAGTAA
- a CDS encoding metallophosphoesterase, whose translation MRLVIVIFLFILQSCGHHNVINFRMPSSFKESKIAVLGDLEGNLNRFEDFINKTDTLYRSEDGKLNLIGDKKFVFLGDVMDRGPGSLRIMNDLIHLKKKYPNQVTIILGNRDINKLKIMSLMDKFLNKPVPEIVLPWYKEVFEKDYGFKIPKHLNTKGVQKFVQRYDTPLLRFKAFLAGMNAPKAFEYRKEELKILVPTRTIDDNFVFASFLNDYEEGGILREYLKLGQLAKIIDGNLFVHGAVTDNNIGYVPGNFFHFKDPREWISKLNQWAKSEINDWFKDSSKGADLLVYHAPKKGTIQNEQSVIYGRYSDEEGNPHSPRRKLIKKLQSAGIHRIIVGHTPTGDYPILLRKPNFEVVLADSSFSSTDHASKIIIQGEDVYIETENKEGSKLIVHSNVNETMNPIGMKTRDGHRIIGRFENSDDLLALKVEGKGRKFTTQYLKESALDLAERGLVEAFEQRLKDPCTKIMKIFLKKDSI comes from the coding sequence GTGCGCTTAGTAATCGTTATTTTTCTATTTATTCTACAAAGTTGTGGCCATCATAATGTCATCAATTTTCGTATGCCCTCCTCTTTCAAGGAGAGCAAGATTGCTGTGCTAGGTGATCTAGAGGGAAATCTCAATCGCTTTGAAGACTTCATTAATAAAACTGACACCCTCTATCGCTCAGAAGACGGAAAGCTCAATCTTATTGGAGACAAAAAATTTGTCTTTCTTGGTGATGTCATGGATCGAGGTCCTGGTTCTCTTCGAATTATGAACGATCTCATTCATCTAAAAAAGAAATATCCAAACCAAGTAACGATCATCCTTGGAAACCGCGATATTAATAAATTAAAAATTATGTCTCTTATGGACAAGTTTTTAAATAAGCCTGTACCTGAAATTGTTCTTCCTTGGTACAAAGAAGTTTTTGAAAAAGACTATGGATTTAAAATTCCAAAGCATCTAAATACGAAGGGTGTTCAAAAGTTTGTTCAACGCTATGATACACCTCTTCTTCGCTTTAAGGCCTTTTTGGCAGGAATGAATGCTCCGAAAGCTTTTGAGTATAGAAAAGAAGAATTAAAGATTCTCGTTCCAACGAGAACAATTGACGATAACTTTGTCTTTGCCTCTTTTTTAAATGACTATGAAGAAGGTGGAATTTTAAGGGAGTATTTAAAACTAGGACAACTTGCAAAAATAATCGATGGAAATCTCTTTGTTCACGGAGCAGTCACTGACAATAATATTGGCTATGTTCCAGGTAATTTTTTTCACTTTAAAGATCCTCGTGAATGGATATCAAAGCTTAATCAATGGGCCAAAAGTGAGATTAATGACTGGTTTAAAGATTCTTCCAAAGGTGCAGATCTTCTTGTCTATCATGCCCCTAAAAAAGGAACGATTCAAAACGAACAAAGTGTTATCTATGGACGCTATTCTGATGAAGAGGGTAACCCTCACTCCCCACGTCGAAAGCTTATTAAAAAGCTTCAAAGCGCTGGAATCCATCGAATTATTGTAGGTCACACACCAACGGGAGACTATCCCATTCTTCTTAGAAAACCTAATTTTGAAGTCGTACTTGCTGACAGTTCATTCAGTTCTACAGATCATGCTTCAAAAATTATCATCCAAGGTGAAGATGTCTATATTGAAACCGAAAATAAAGAAGGGTCGAAATTAATTGTTCATTCCAATGTGAATGAGACAATGAATCCAATTGGGATGAAAACAAGAGATGGGCATAGAATTATTGGACGCTTTGAGAATAGTGATGATCTTCTTGCTCTAAAAGTAGAAGGAAAAGGTCGAAAATTTACGACACAATATTTAAAAGAGTCGGCATTAGATCTAGCAGAAAGGGGCCTTGTTGAAGCATTTGAACAACGCTTAAAAGACCCCTGTACTAAAATTATGAAAATATTTTTAAAGAAAGATTCTATTTAA
- the glyA gene encoding serine hydroxymethyltransferase, producing the protein MFHKNATSLESMDAEIFALVGKELSRQEEGLELIASENYASKAVMEAQGSILTNKYAEGLPKKRYYGGCEFVDTVEQLAIDRVCELFGAKFANVQPHSGSQANMGTYFALIQPGDKVMGMDLAQGGHLTHGSPVNFSGKLFNIVSYGLDEKSEELDYDKVREVALKERPKLIVAGASAYARTIDFKKFREIADEVGAYLVVDMAHIAGLVAAGLHPSPVPYAHAVTSTTHKTLRGPRGGIVLTNDEELAKKINFNIFPGIQGGPLEHVIAAKAVAFKEALTPEYKEYQQQVIDNAKALAAALQSEGIDIVSNGTDNHLVLLKTDSVDLTGKVAEQTLEKAGITCNKNMIPGDKRSPFVTSGVRLGTPAVTTRGLKEEHMKTLASWISKALKNSEDEKALAGIKEEVLKLCKEFPVY; encoded by the coding sequence ATGTTTCATAAAAATGCCACTTCATTAGAGTCTATGGACGCAGAAATTTTTGCTCTTGTAGGAAAAGAACTTTCTCGCCAAGAAGAAGGTCTAGAACTTATCGCTTCAGAAAACTACGCTTCAAAAGCTGTGATGGAAGCTCAAGGTTCAATCCTTACAAATAAATATGCAGAAGGTCTGCCAAAGAAGCGCTACTATGGTGGATGTGAATTTGTTGACACTGTTGAACAACTTGCTATTGATCGCGTTTGCGAACTTTTTGGAGCAAAGTTTGCCAACGTTCAACCGCACTCTGGTTCACAAGCAAATATGGGAACATACTTTGCTCTTATACAGCCAGGAGACAAAGTGATGGGAATGGATCTTGCTCAAGGTGGTCACCTTACGCACGGTTCACCTGTAAACTTCTCAGGGAAACTTTTCAATATCGTTTCTTATGGCCTAGATGAAAAGTCTGAAGAACTTGATTACGATAAAGTGAGAGAGGTCGCTCTTAAAGAAAGGCCAAAACTCATTGTAGCTGGAGCTTCTGCTTATGCTAGAACCATTGATTTTAAAAAGTTTAGAGAAATCGCAGATGAAGTTGGAGCCTATCTCGTAGTCGATATGGCCCACATTGCAGGACTCGTTGCCGCAGGACTTCATCCTTCTCCAGTACCATACGCACACGCTGTAACATCGACAACTCACAAGACACTTCGTGGTCCTCGTGGTGGTATCGTTCTTACAAATGATGAAGAGCTTGCTAAAAAGATCAACTTTAATATCTTCCCAGGTATTCAAGGTGGTCCTCTTGAGCACGTTATTGCAGCAAAAGCAGTGGCCTTTAAAGAAGCCCTGACTCCAGAATATAAAGAATATCAACAACAAGTTATCGATAATGCCAAAGCTCTTGCAGCGGCACTTCAATCAGAGGGAATCGATATTGTTTCAAACGGAACTGACAATCACTTAGTTCTTCTTAAAACCGATTCAGTAGACCTGACAGGTAAAGTTGCTGAGCAGACTCTTGAGAAAGCTGGAATCACTTGTAATAAAAACATGATTCCTGGAGACAAGAGATCTCCTTTTGTTACTTCTGGTGTTCGTCTTGGAACTCCTGCTGTAACAACTCGTGGACTCAAAGAAGAGCACATGAAGACACTCGCCTCATGGATTTCTAAGGCCCTTAAGAACTCTGAAGATGAGAAGGCCTTGGCCGGCATCAAAGAGGAAGTCCTCAAGCTTTGCAAAGAGTTCCCTGTTTATTAA
- the nusB gene encoding transcription antitermination factor NusB → MTSFSNKTVARDYAFKFLYKHQLNEFSDLRETLLKSKEAFTLAVDEFDISYVERDKEHPQNDLTPNAKNYGVRLIAGVLENLPELQEIIKPKLKRSFNSLEKVDATILLVAIFEMKDISETPYKVTINEAIEMAKKYGTAEAARFVNAILDKVSKEL, encoded by the coding sequence GTGACCAGCTTCAGTAACAAAACAGTTGCTAGAGATTATGCTTTCAAATTTCTCTATAAGCACCAATTGAATGAGTTTTCAGATCTTCGTGAAACTCTTTTAAAAAGCAAAGAAGCATTTACTTTAGCTGTCGACGAATTCGATATTAGTTACGTTGAAAGAGATAAAGAACATCCTCAAAACGATCTTACGCCAAATGCTAAAAACTATGGTGTACGCCTTATTGCAGGTGTTCTTGAAAATCTTCCAGAATTACAAGAAATCATAAAACCCAAGTTAAAAAGAAGTTTCAACTCTCTTGAGAAAGTAGATGCGACAATTTTACTTGTAGCAATTTTTGAAATGAAAGACATCTCAGAGACTCCATATAAAGTTACTATAAACGAGGCCATTGAAATGGCCAAGAAATATGGAACAGCAGAAGCAGCTCGCTTTGTTAATGCAATCCTCGATAAAGTTAGTAAGGAACTATGA
- a CDS encoding S8 family serine peptidase produces the protein MKLYIFLLSALLLTVQTQAKSCEQDSVQYDDYGWKDIAYCIDGVVRKEVSIHLKSGATTKLQLNNVKGQVIESKSWSIEGRFTYWAKYSYVNYGRQIEELFSTLPDSKFGMVRARSEYDISGAEKVVIKEWVFSNSSLRPLAIRHFKKNEQKPGRIDVLSKEGKVVKYYLVKYNQDAPMAANLVNEFKAYTPSGELLGSYNESLEFNVEKVLSSYNLSKKEFERRLAVFNDTTREPVVIIDTGFDISHPSLAHKLYRSPFDVPYDGIDNDNNGRVDDSWGWHRQDDAGLSLLRDDNNILETHSLIHTPYPVSHGTHVASLALKDLDNYGLVGFAGDVAIYDHLLSAGEYIKNKQIKFVNMSFAIGFPGAPMSAPRDSFTALESIFTNNPETLFVVAAGNGRGALDLDEPGNNNYPASYTYANMLKVGAINTAELEDGKFDEYKPAFFSKFGVTKVQVFAPGQGVLSAQSGGGEIALNGTSMASPYVLNVVLKGHNVNSALSALELKEVLMKTVYIPSSGRLPCESGGIVAPNRFYKALELMKEGLDKEEAIKKANLLSPSK, from the coding sequence TTGAAATTATATATATTTTTATTAAGTGCATTGCTTTTAACTGTCCAAACCCAAGCGAAAAGCTGCGAACAAGATTCTGTTCAATACGATGATTACGGTTGGAAAGACATCGCTTATTGCATTGATGGTGTTGTTCGAAAAGAAGTTTCGATTCATTTGAAATCTGGAGCAACGACAAAGCTACAATTAAATAATGTAAAAGGGCAAGTCATTGAGTCGAAGTCTTGGAGCATAGAAGGACGTTTCACTTATTGGGCCAAGTACTCATATGTAAATTATGGAAGACAAATTGAAGAACTTTTTTCAACCCTTCCTGATTCAAAATTTGGAATGGTTCGTGCGAGAAGTGAATACGATATTTCAGGAGCAGAGAAAGTTGTTATAAAAGAATGGGTTTTCTCTAATTCATCTTTAAGACCACTTGCTATTCGTCACTTTAAAAAGAATGAACAAAAGCCAGGTCGCATTGATGTCCTTTCAAAAGAAGGAAAAGTCGTTAAGTATTATCTCGTTAAATATAACCAAGATGCTCCTATGGCCGCAAATCTTGTTAATGAATTTAAGGCATACACTCCTTCAGGTGAGTTGCTTGGTTCATATAATGAATCTCTTGAATTTAACGTTGAAAAAGTTCTGTCGAGCTACAATCTTTCTAAAAAAGAATTTGAAAGAAGACTTGCCGTTTTTAATGATACGACAAGAGAGCCGGTTGTGATTATTGATACAGGTTTTGATATTTCACACCCTTCATTGGCGCACAAGCTTTATCGTTCTCCATTTGATGTTCCATATGACGGAATTGATAACGATAACAATGGGAGAGTTGATGATTCTTGGGGATGGCACAGACAGGATGATGCCGGTCTAAGTCTTCTTAGAGATGATAATAATATTTTAGAAACACATTCATTAATTCACACTCCGTATCCTGTTTCTCACGGAACACACGTAGCTTCTTTGGCCCTTAAGGACTTAGATAATTATGGTCTAGTTGGTTTTGCTGGAGATGTGGCCATTTATGATCATCTTCTTAGTGCTGGTGAGTATATTAAAAATAAGCAGATTAAATTTGTGAATATGAGTTTTGCCATTGGTTTTCCTGGGGCGCCAATGTCGGCACCACGCGATTCCTTCACAGCTCTTGAATCAATTTTTACGAACAATCCTGAGACACTTTTTGTCGTTGCAGCTGGGAATGGTCGTGGAGCTCTCGACTTAGATGAGCCAGGAAACAATAATTATCCAGCAAGTTATACTTACGCCAATATGCTCAAAGTGGGGGCGATTAATACTGCTGAATTAGAAGACGGAAAATTTGATGAATATAAGCCGGCCTTCTTTTCAAAATTTGGTGTTACAAAAGTTCAAGTGTTTGCCCCTGGCCAAGGAGTTCTCTCTGCACAGTCTGGTGGGGGAGAGATTGCACTCAATGGTACTTCTATGGCCTCTCCCTATGTTCTCAATGTTGTTTTAAAGGGACACAATGTTAACTCCGCTTTAAGTGCTTTAGAGTTAAAAGAAGTTCTTATGAAGACTGTTTATATTCCAAGCTCTGGAAGACTTCCATGTGAGAGTGGTGGGATTGTTGCTCCAAATAGATTCTATAAGGCATTGGAGTTAATGAAAGAGGGGCTAGATAAAGAAGAGGCAATTAAAAAGGCCAACCTTTTAAGCCCATCAAAGTAA
- a CDS encoding class I SAM-dependent methyltransferase yields MPKLSLEDKYRLYESSVQNHEVDIDFVNKEFKKTFKRKPLTFREDFGGTAAMACDWVKQSPEHRAWGIDLDSEPISYGLENHYSKLSDEQKERMKYIEGNVLDNQEFKTDVIVAFNFSYFIFKKRNDLLNYFKKVREGLNDEGCFFVDIFGGTEARQPMVEETEHDDHSYFWDCEDYNPLTNEVLYYIHFKKHDNGIKYENVFTYDWRMWSIKEIIDVMEDAGFSKVQTYWEGEDGDGGGDGNFYRTDKAENCESWVTYICAVK; encoded by the coding sequence ATGCCTAAATTATCACTCGAAGACAAGTATAGACTTTACGAATCTTCTGTTCAAAATCATGAAGTTGATATTGATTTCGTTAACAAAGAATTCAAGAAGACATTCAAGAGAAAACCATTAACTTTTAGAGAGGACTTTGGTGGAACTGCGGCCATGGCCTGTGATTGGGTAAAGCAATCACCAGAGCACAGAGCATGGGGAATCGACCTCGATAGTGAGCCAATCTCTTACGGACTTGAAAATCATTATTCAAAACTTTCTGATGAGCAGAAAGAACGAATGAAATATATTGAAGGAAATGTTCTAGACAACCAAGAATTCAAAACAGATGTCATTGTTGCCTTTAACTTTTCTTATTTTATCTTTAAAAAACGCAATGACCTTCTTAACTACTTTAAAAAAGTAAGAGAAGGATTAAATGACGAAGGTTGTTTTTTCGTTGATATTTTTGGTGGAACAGAAGCTCGTCAACCAATGGTTGAAGAGACTGAGCATGATGATCATTCTTATTTTTGGGATTGTGAAGATTATAATCCACTAACGAATGAAGTTCTTTATTACATTCATTTCAAAAAGCATGATAACGGAATTAAGTACGAAAATGTTTTTACTTACGATTGGAGAATGTGGTCGATCAAAGAAATTATCGATGTCATGGAAGATGCAGGCTTTTCAAAAGTTCAAACTTACTGGGAAGGTGAAGACGGAGATGGTGGTGGAGATGGTAATTTCTATCGCACTGATAAAGCAGAAAATTGTGAGTCTTGGGTGACTTATATTTGCGCCGTTAAATAG
- a CDS encoding low molecular weight protein-tyrosine-phosphatase, protein MKTKVLFVCLGNICRSPAAEGVFLDLIRKKQISDQFHVDSAGTSGFHAGEKADRRMRDKAKERGISLESLSRKFLESDFEDFDFIICMDGQNFKNVKRLDPSGHYGHKVFMMVEFCSRFKVHEVPDPYYGSEDGFNHVLDIVEDASEGLLKYIIDENRKK, encoded by the coding sequence ATGAAAACAAAAGTGTTATTTGTTTGTCTTGGCAATATCTGTCGTTCTCCGGCAGCTGAAGGGGTTTTTTTAGATCTCATTAGGAAAAAGCAAATAAGTGACCAGTTTCATGTTGATTCTGCTGGTACAAGTGGATTCCATGCTGGTGAGAAGGCCGATCGACGTATGCGTGATAAGGCCAAGGAAAGAGGAATCTCGTTGGAGTCTCTTTCTAGGAAATTTCTCGAATCCGATTTTGAAGATTTTGATTTTATTATTTGTATGGACGGTCAAAACTTTAAAAATGTGAAACGTCTCGATCCATCTGGACACTATGGGCACAAAGTTTTCATGATGGTTGAATTTTGTAGCCGTTTTAAAGTTCATGAAGTTCCAGATCCTTACTATGGTAGTGAAGATGGTTTTAATCACGTCTTAGATATCGTTGAAGATGCAAGTGAAGGCCTTTTAAAATATATAATCGATGAAAATAGAAAAAAATAA
- the def gene encoding peptide deformylase, translating to MGAKRVIRMGHPTLRLKAKSLSKEEILSDGTRDLVQDLIDTMEVEDGIGIAAPQINISKQVAIICVPDNSPRYPGSSPSGLNVVINPKITILDDELQGFWEGCLSVPGLRGFVKRPRKVQIDYLDLEAKEQTIIAEDFLATVYQHELDHLFGHLYIDKVSDPSKLSYNEEFVQFWANDAQNIENQQEE from the coding sequence ATGGGCGCAAAAAGAGTCATTCGCATGGGTCATCCGACATTACGACTAAAAGCTAAATCTCTTAGTAAAGAAGAAATTCTAAGTGATGGGACAAGAGATCTTGTACAAGATCTCATTGACACAATGGAAGTCGAAGACGGAATTGGAATTGCGGCCCCACAGATCAATATCAGTAAGCAAGTGGCCATCATTTGTGTACCCGATAATAGCCCACGCTATCCAGGCTCTAGTCCTTCTGGACTCAATGTCGTTATCAATCCAAAGATAACGATATTAGATGATGAACTTCAAGGTTTTTGGGAGGGATGTCTCTCGGTTCCAGGCCTTAGAGGATTTGTTAAGAGACCACGCAAAGTGCAAATCGACTACTTAGACCTTGAAGCAAAAGAGCAGACAATTATCGCCGAGGACTTTCTTGCAACAGTTTATCAACACGAATTAGACCACCTCTTTGGCCACCTCTATATTGATAAGGTCAGCGATCCAAGTAAGCTCAGCTACAATGAGGAATTCGTTCAATTTTGGGCCAATGATGCTCAGAATATAGAAAACCAGCAAGAGGAATAA